The region TTCTGACTTGTTAACTTTTCCTATTGCAAACTCAGCCAGTGTTACATTATGTCAAATTCTACCACACTTTGCTAATAACCCTCTGCACATTTGTCAAGTATTTCACCTGGAAATGTCAGCTGGCTTATTAGCTGGGATGAAAATGTGACCTCTGGCCAGACCACCTGCTAATCATCTCCTGCCAGGCCAAGGACGCTGTGTGTATTCTGGTGCCAGAGGAAAAATATGAACCACATTGGAGTTTTAGTTGTACAATACTGTGGAGGCAGAATAACCAACTAGCAGTGGGCTTATTGCTTAATTTAACAAACCAAATTAACCTATAGGCCTTTTTTGCACGtttagatatatattttttaatttaagccTCTCCTGTGCTTACTTTCAGCATATTTTAAGTCCGTActtcttttgtctttgctttttatcCTCCTCTCATGGTTTTCTGCAGGGAGTACTGACAGACTATGTCTTCGAAGACACGTTTCAAATGAACCAAAACTTTTAAGAGTCCACTTCTGCATgcaaaatgattcatatttccaaaaaacaaatctgatgcATCTTTTACACAGAAGTACATTTATTTAGGTCTTAATACATTAATATTGAACAAGTTACATATTTGTATTGATTGCAAATTACACAGCACGATTCCAATTTATTCCTGTATACCTGCATTAGGTAAatgtaacagatttttttattttaaaatatgtaatgGGAACTCTTCCTCTTGTTACGAGGAGCCCTTTTGTTATAAAATGTAAGTAAAAGTGCAATATCTAAATTGGTCCAGAATCTGCATCATTTTGAGCAGGACTTCTCTGACAAATAAAtattgtgtgtttcagttttaaaaatgcaatatatctttacatttttttctgtaatttgctttttttgatgCTATTTTCTAAAAACCGTAGctgaatacaataaaaacaacattgtcAGTTTACAAAAAGCTTAGCGTATCAATCACTGCATTAtctattttttctaaataaacttCATTTTTTCCCATATAACTATCTGAAACATAGAGTtttgacaacaacaacaccataACATCTCACAGCGCTATGTTACAATAAAATATCTCTGTTAAAAgtccaaagaaaaaaagaaaaatataacaaCAGCAACATAAAATTAAGGAATACAATGCATAGATTCAATCATTTCAAGATGTTTGAGATATAATTTACTTAGTACAGCTCTTTAACTTTTAGAGTGAACCTACATGGATTCATTACAGTTTATCCTGACTTGAGTGACCGGCACAAATATATATAGTTCTGAACACATCACatgataaaaatgctaaatatatcACTTTGACTTCAAAAGGCAAATTTGGCTATTGTACACTATGGCATGTTTGGGTAAGAAAAGGCAACACCTGGCAACAAAGCCAAACAGCAGCTTCTTTATCGGCTCCTCTGCcttttgaaatgttaaaaatgtcatttttactcactttaaCTTGCTTGATCTTTCTTAAAATCTGTCAGATGATTTACACTTGCTGTTCCAGAGTATGCaggttttcatttcatccaaaaaacaaaaataaattgagGATCTCTCACCTGTGGCTGACAATGAAAAACCTACATACTCATACAACACGGGATCGCCTACTGACATGATCATTCTAGATCAATCGCATAATAAAGGCTTTCAGTTTTACCGCTTTCAGCCACCAAAACCAGTTGACTTTATGAGAATCAGTCATGTTGACAGATGAAGGTCGCAACAGTCTTGTGCACGATTATCTGCTTCTGCATAATAAGTCACTGGCAGGCTGGAGAGTTGGTTGTTAGTACAGCAAGAAGTGGGAAAAGcaagtttgaaaatgcaaatataCAAGCTCAGATACGTAACACTTAGTGGCGCTTTTCAGGAGAAACTTTAAATAATGACTAAAATAGACTAAAAAAAGATGATTGAGGGTTATCAAGTCATGCGTTACCATTATATCAGAtgcttaaaaaaagacataatgATAGGTAGAGGTAGGAGGGGCAGAGTGAAAGCAGTAAGGCTGTTCCTAATGACAGCATTTAGAGGGCtcttttggacaaaaaaaggaatCATACTATACTAATCTGGATCACTAAACGTTCGAGACAAACAGGGAAATGCAAAGAGCTCTGAAGCCGAACAGAGCACGGGCTGGTTTACTTGCAGTGACAATCTCTGCAGGCCTCATTCAGCCTCGGCATGACAACAACAGTAGCACTGAGAATATCTTTTATCCAAAACCACCTCGACCTCATCACAATCACAGCGCCGAGAAAGCGTTCAGGAAACCTTAACAATAACAATTTACAGTCACTTATTTCTTCTGCAGACAAGTGAAAGCAggaaattgaaaataaaagagttcactgttcttttcttcaaGACTGCTGGATTTGAGTATCTTCTGGACCGTAGACATTTACAATATTAAAACCCTTCAAGCCTGCCGTCAAAATCTACTTTGTTAGGCACAATAAATAGGCCCCTGTGGTATTAAGGTTCAGAGTGACAAATAACCCAGAACAATTCTGATGTCTGAGTGCAGGTTATGCAACAGCATAAATCTATATTAACCACAAATAACTTATGTCTCAAATATATACTAAATCTAGTAAACATGTACTACATCATTTTAATATACATTCTTAATGTATGTACAGAGGAATCAGaaagtaaattatcattttacaGCCTGATTGATCTCAAGCGCAGATCTGTGTTTAGAAGAATCGGATCCAGTTTTTCTCTGTGAGCTCATTTTCTGTTGCCTTGATTTTTGCTTCCATTCTGTAAACACTATTTACAATCTTTAAAAATACACGACGAGACCTGATTTTACAAACCATATGATTACACTATGTACATTCAGGTAATAAGTCAGTTATTCTGTAACATCGCCCAAGGATCCTTTGAGAAATCCCTCGCTTGTTTTATTATCATGACAGTCCACAAACTCCAGGAGCCAGATCACCTTCATCGTCCGTCCGCAGCGGTAATCAGTTATCATTATTTGCACATACAAAAAGCTTGACTGGTGACACACAGTAAACAGCATGGGTTTGTGCACTTCTAcacattgtgctgcagctgctgatgaGATGTAGTTGGCAGTGTCAAAAATTACAGACTCGACTAAATTACTACTCAACTCTGTAACCTTTGTGAGTAAACCAGAGAGGTGCGTTTCAGTTTGGCTCTTCTGTTAAGGCAAAATGTTTGGCACTTAGTTCGTACAGACTATTAAAATAAACCTGACTTCATTTTCAGGGGCCTTAGTGGTGATTTGTCTTCAGCAGGTTGCAACCAATCTCAGCCTGCCGATGTACTTTGAAAAGTTCTTTTTTTGAAACAGGAATGTCATTGGAAAAGAAATTGCAGGTGATGTTGAGATGAGAATAAAATGCATGTTTATTCTCAAATGAGTTTACCGAACAGCGACaacaagaactttttttttttgcattacagtctctaccctgacaccCAGCTGTGTGTGGTGGTCTTCACCCCATGTGGGAAACCTTGCTGGGTCACCACCGGCTCAAAGTTGAAGTCCAGCGAGTCTCCGTCCATCAGAGTGTCGTGGAGCACCGTCTCCATGTCAATCTCAAACGTCTCGATGGACATGTCATCCAGGTCGCTGGGCAGTTTCTCTGGGTATGAGGGTGGTGACAGGCCCGGCCGGCCGTATCCGTTGGTGTTCAGAGGACAGAAGCCGCCGGGCATTCCTCCTCCGCTTAGGTGGCCGGACAGACTGTAAGGCATCTGCATGGGGCTTTTGGCTGCAGGCAGCCGCGAGCTGCCCCCGTTGTAGCTCAGGGACATGAGCAAGCGGCCATTCATAGCTGGTGATGAGGACGGGGCTTGGCTGTGCACATTGTGGGGGTGAGTGTGAGAGAGGCCATGCAGGTGACCGTTCCCTCCTCCCATGAGTTTGGCTGCATGTTGGCTGCTGCTGTACGGCGGCAGCATGCAGCCTCCGCTGGACTGAGACACCACAGTGTCCACCGACGGCATCAGCTCTCCGTGCTGGTCTGTATCTGAtgtcagcagctcctttagAAGCCCCGCAGTGCAGCTGTACTGGCCCATTCCGGGCCCGAAGCTGGGCTTACTCTCCGACAGCGTCTGCAGCGGCATTGGAGACAGGGTGTTCATCCCCGCTTGGCCGTACACACACTTGTGGTAGTCTGGCTGGGACTGTGAGGCCATGCTGGGGGAGCTGTAGGCAGGATACCCCGGGCTGGGCTGCATCATAGGAGAGGGGGAGGACTGAGAGGAGCCGGGGGTCGTCGCCCCTCCTCCAACCTGAGAGTTGTTGGGTGACAGCAAGTTCAGGTTGTCCAGAAGATTCTCCATGACGTTCTCAGAGCTGTGTCCCAAAGAGCCTGTCATCTCGGTGAGGCTGGGCAGCGTGGCTGTCATCTTGGCCCCGGGGGCTCCTGGGTAGCCCATATGCACGTCTGCCTCTCCCAGGTCATCCTCAGGCATGAAGGGAGAGAGGCGACCGCTCAGCGTGCTGGCGTTGGAGCTTGTCCGAGGCCTGAAGCTGTTCCATGCATCGTAGTCGTCGTTGCTGTGGGAGTTGGGGCTGCCAGGCCACTTGGAGTAGGATCCAGGGCTGTCTGCACCTCCGTCAGGGCCGCC is a window of Acanthochromis polyacanthus isolate Apoly-LR-REF ecotype Palm Island chromosome 13, KAUST_Apoly_ChrSc, whole genome shotgun sequence DNA encoding:
- the foxo1a gene encoding forkhead box protein O1-A, whose amino-acid sequence is MAEAAQQPHLVEIDPDFEPLSRPRSCTWPLPRPEFINPGDSNTSSPVPSVKQEPAGTNDFINNLSLLEETEDFTEQKPVVLCTDFQCQENCVHQQPPQQQQQQQQPPHQQQHQQHPNPQLPHQQQQQQQQVPLLSTPVGSSSSAAAAAAAAAAQRKSSSSRRNAWGNMSYADLITKAIESSPENRLTLSQIYDWMVKSVPYFKDKGDSNSSAGWKNSIRHNLSLHSRFVRVQNEGTGKSSWWMLNPEGGKSGKSPRRRAASMDNNSKFTKSRGRAAKKKLSLQGGPDGGADSPGSYSKWPGSPNSHSNDDYDAWNSFRPRTSSNASTLSGRLSPFMPEDDLGEADVHMGYPGAPGAKMTATLPSLTEMTGSLGHSSENVMENLLDNLNLLSPNNSQVGGGATTPGSSQSSPSPMMQPSPGYPAYSSPSMASQSQPDYHKCVYGQAGMNTLSPMPLQTLSESKPSFGPGMGQYSCTAGLLKELLTSDTDQHGELMPSVDTVVSQSSGGCMLPPYSSSQHAAKLMGGGNGHLHGLSHTHPHNVHSQAPSSSPAMNGRLLMSLSYNGGSSRLPAAKSPMQMPYSLSGHLSGGGMPGGFCPLNTNGYGRPGLSPPSYPEKLPSDLDDMSIETFEIDMETVLHDTLMDGDSLDFNFEPVVTQQGFPHGVKTTTHSWVSG